A single genomic interval of Oryza sativa Japonica Group chromosome 7, ASM3414082v1 harbors:
- the LOC9268479 gene encoding F-box protein At3g07870, translating to MASRSQCAKVSGEAGTTASPSAAGGGEGGGAALPADVLFEVLLRLGPKDVCRLRGVCRSWRALTTDATFVAAHAARHRGPLLAGGVLDFDVFPSVDVLLMDLSGSVVKRIRHAATHLVLPTTNLDLLCVTEVYTCRATLLNPITGAAVHLPEPLSTPHSLRGRSLSDFDGSFKYGRDSNGDYKVLRVLTDCHNKQFPEQLFEILSLDESSRYHMRWRAKKALPMCVRRDAIGGVVINGVVYFLLDGRPNGVKNAHRESYEMDHMALFDLCSERWISYLEGPMATHPEMNNIDEILPEPLEMSVYQNLSLSELSGALVVAQYTDYRSAEIKSYVDLWYLMDSEKQIWEKKYRIVLEMDTWDTEHIFPHAHPSLILDDGRILIYITVHLANFEGQYTRRVMRLYDPETDTLGSDLVDVKNIHSIGFFSGSLLSIQNGQGL from the coding sequence ATGGCGTCGCGGAGCCAGTGCGCCAAGGTGAGCGGCGAGGCGGGGACGACGGcttccccctccgccgccggcggcggcgaaggcggcggcgcggcgctgccGGCGGACGTGCTGTTCGAGGTGCTGCTGCGGCTGGGGCCCAAGGACGTGTGCCGCCTCCGCGGCGTGTGCAGGTCGTGGCGGGCGCTCACCACCGACGCGACGTTCGTCGCCGCgcacgccgcgcgccaccgcggcccgctcctcgccggcggcgtgctcGACTTCGACGTGTTCCCCTCCGTCGACGTCCTCCTCATGGACCTCTCCGGCAGCGTCGTCAAGCGCatccgccacgccgccacccACCTCGTCCTCCCCACCACCAACCTCGACCTCCTCTGCGTCACCGAGGTCTACACCTGCAGGGCCACCCTCCTCAACCCGatcaccggcgccgccgtccacctGCCGGAGCCGCTGTCGACGCCGCACTCCCTCCGGGGAAGATCTCTGAGCGACTTCGACGGCTCCTTCAAGTACGGCAGGGACAGCAATGGCGATTACAAGGTGCTCCGCGTCCTCACGGATTGCCACAACAAGCAATTCCCCGAACAGCTGTTCGAGATCTTGAGTCTGGACGAGAGCAGCAGATACCATATGCGGTGGAGGGCCAAGAAGGCGCTGCCGATGTGCGTCCGGAGGGACGCCATCGGCGGCGTCGTCATCAATGGCGTCGTCTACTTCTTGCTGGATGGCCGTCCCAATGGCGTCAAGAACGCGCATCGCGAATCCTACGAGATGGATCACATGGCCCTGTTCGATCTCTGCTCCGAGAGGTGGATATCATACCTGGAGGGACCAATGGCGACCCATCCGGAGATGAACAACATCGATGAGATCCTCCCTGAGCCCCTTGAGATGTCGGTGTACCAGAATCTGTCATTGTCCGAGCTGAGTGGTGCATTGGTTGTAGCTCAGTACACGGATTATCGAAGCGCGGAGATCAAATCCTACGTAGACCTCTGGTATCTGATGGACTCGGAGAAGCAGATTTGGGAGAAGAAGTATAGGATTGTTTTGGAGATGGATACCTGGGACACTGAACACATTTTCCCTCATGCACATCCCTCACTGATTCTAGATGATGGCAGGATACTCATCTACATAACTGTGCACTTAGCCAACTTCGAAGGGCAATACACGAGGCGGGTGATGCGGTTATATGATCCGGAGACGGACACTTTGGGTTCAGACTTGGTGGATGTTAAGAATATTCACTCAATTGGTTTCTTTTCAGGAAGCTTGTTGAGCATACAGAATGGCCAGGGGTTGTGA